In Streptomyces sclerotialus, one genomic interval encodes:
- a CDS encoding TetR/AcrR family transcriptional regulator has protein sequence MSPRGVAITDVRERLFDAAERVLLRDGPGGLTNRAITGEAGCAKGLLYHHFSDLDDFTAQLCLHHFERAAARATAVLGRPGAATVTENVTAAAHALLGTSGPRIAALALTRAPVTERVRAAMRDGAPGLGTVEEALTAYIEAEQALGRVARGTDSAALALAVVGTTHHLLMTGWTSAPDPGERVSALVEALLGNVAPGGA, from the coding sequence ATGTCACCGCGAGGTGTGGCCATCACCGATGTCAGGGAGCGGCTGTTCGACGCCGCCGAACGGGTGCTGCTCCGGGACGGCCCGGGCGGGCTGACCAACCGGGCGATCACGGGAGAGGCCGGCTGCGCCAAGGGCCTGCTCTACCACCACTTCTCCGACCTGGACGACTTCACCGCCCAGCTCTGCCTGCACCACTTCGAGCGCGCGGCCGCCCGGGCGACCGCGGTCCTGGGGCGGCCGGGCGCCGCGACGGTCACGGAGAACGTCACCGCCGCCGCGCATGCCCTGCTCGGCACGAGCGGCCCGCGGATCGCCGCCCTGGCCCTCACCCGCGCGCCGGTGACCGAACGGGTACGCGCCGCCATGCGGGACGGCGCCCCGGGGCTCGGCACCGTGGAGGAAGCGCTGACCGCCTACATCGAAGCGGAGCAGGCCCTCGGCCGCGTCGCCCGGGGCACCGACAGCGCCGCGCTGGCGCTCGCCGTGGTCGGCACCACCCACCACCTGCTGATGACGGGCTGGACGTCAGCGCCCGATCCGGGCGAACGCGTATCCGCCCTGGTCGAGGCCTTGCTCGGGAACGTCGCCCCGGGCGGCGCATGA
- a CDS encoding class I SAM-dependent methyltransferase — MHEVVNTGQFSAWNGAEGAHWADHHDRWNAVNEGFNGPLLAAAGIEAGSRVLDIGCGAGQTSRLAARTAREGHVLGLDLSGPMLARARALAAAEGLENVAFEQGDAQAHPLPEAAFDAAVSRFGIMFFADPSAAFRHVGRALRPGGRLAFVCMADPGRNDWAQVFAGLAAHVPGPGPDFSPGAPGMFSLADPARIEDVLTGAGFRSVRAGETAAQGRWGDDAEDATRFLCESGPGRAALEAAGPAAGRARTALADALRRYERPGGGVWMRSTAWLVTAERA; from the coding sequence ATGCACGAGGTCGTCAACACCGGGCAGTTCTCCGCGTGGAACGGCGCGGAAGGGGCCCACTGGGCCGACCACCACGACCGCTGGAACGCGGTGAACGAGGGGTTCAACGGTCCGCTGCTGGCCGCGGCCGGGATCGAGGCCGGATCCCGCGTACTGGACATCGGCTGCGGCGCCGGGCAGACCAGCCGGCTCGCCGCGCGCACGGCCCGCGAGGGGCACGTCCTGGGCCTGGACCTCTCGGGCCCCATGCTGGCCAGGGCGCGGGCGCTCGCAGCCGCGGAGGGCCTGGAGAACGTGGCGTTCGAGCAGGGTGACGCACAGGCGCACCCGCTCCCGGAAGCCGCCTTCGACGCCGCCGTCAGCCGCTTCGGCATCATGTTCTTCGCCGACCCGTCCGCCGCGTTCCGCCACGTCGGCCGCGCCCTGCGGCCCGGTGGCCGGCTCGCCTTCGTGTGCATGGCCGACCCCGGGCGCAACGACTGGGCGCAGGTCTTCGCCGGCCTCGCCGCTCACGTACCGGGGCCCGGCCCCGACTTCTCGCCCGGCGCGCCCGGTATGTTCTCGCTGGCCGATCCGGCGCGCATCGAGGACGTGCTCACCGGCGCCGGCTTCCGCTCCGTACGGGCGGGGGAGACGGCGGCACAGGGCCGCTGGGGCGATGACGCCGAGGACGCGACGCGCTTCCTGTGCGAGTCGGGCCCGGGGCGCGCCGCTCTGGAGGCCGCGGGGCCGGCCGCCGGTCGCGCCCGTACGGCCCTCGCGGACGCCCTGCGCCGGTACGAGCGGCCCGGCGGCGGGGTCTGGATGCGCAGCACCGCCTGGCTGGTCACCGCCGAACGCGCCTGA
- a CDS encoding inositol monophosphatase family protein yields MIEAIPAIPANNDDRTDRADRTDVTGPAGAAGATAGTAADAVLAAVDLDAVEKAVREAAAAEILPRFRQLAAHEVVEKNGPHDLVTVADRRAEEHLTAALTALLPGSAVVGEEAVHADPAVLAALHGDAPVWIVDPVDGTRQFVHGDPGFATLVALAHRGELLASWTYAPALDEMAVAVRGGGARLNGRKLLAGSPHEGKTLEVAMSHHDFTTVAEKRALSGLVCEGIAARPCGSAGLEYLAIARGTLEAIAFTWENPWDHAAGLLLVHEAGGSSMTLSGAPFRIAGGNTLPFTAARDAATARRILDLLAAAD; encoded by the coding sequence ATGATCGAAGCAATTCCTGCGATTCCTGCAAACAACGACGACAGGACGGACAGGGCGGACAGGACGGACGTGACGGGGCCGGCCGGGGCGGCCGGCGCGACCGCCGGGACGGCGGCCGACGCGGTCCTCGCAGCGGTCGACCTGGACGCCGTCGAGAAGGCCGTCCGCGAGGCAGCGGCGGCGGAGATCCTGCCGCGCTTCCGGCAGCTCGCCGCCCACGAGGTGGTCGAGAAGAACGGCCCGCACGACCTGGTCACCGTCGCCGACCGGCGCGCCGAGGAACACCTCACGGCAGCCCTGACGGCGCTGCTCCCCGGCTCGGCCGTGGTGGGCGAGGAAGCGGTGCACGCCGACCCCGCGGTGCTGGCGGCGCTGCACGGCGACGCGCCGGTGTGGATCGTCGACCCGGTCGACGGCACCCGGCAGTTCGTGCACGGCGACCCCGGCTTCGCGACCCTGGTCGCGCTCGCCCACCGCGGCGAGCTGCTGGCCTCCTGGACGTACGCGCCCGCGCTGGACGAGATGGCCGTCGCGGTGCGCGGCGGCGGTGCCCGGCTGAACGGCCGGAAGCTGCTGGCCGGTTCGCCGCACGAGGGCAAGACCCTCGAAGTCGCCATGTCCCACCACGACTTCACCACCGTCGCCGAGAAGCGCGCGCTGTCCGGCCTGGTCTGCGAGGGCATCGCGGCGCGCCCCTGCGGCTCGGCGGGCCTGGAGTACCTCGCCATCGCCCGCGGCACGCTGGAGGCCATCGCCTTCACCTGGGAGAACCCCTGGGACCACGCGGCCGGCCTGCTGCTCGTCCACGAGGCGGGCGGCAGCAGCATGACGCTGTCCGGCGCGCCGTTCCGCATAGCCGGGGGCAACACCCTGCCGTTCACGGCGGCGCGGGACGCGGCGACCGCCCGGCGTATCCTCGACCTGCTGGCAGCCGCCGACTGA
- a CDS encoding phytoene desaturase family protein: MLDAVVIGAGPNGLTAAVELARRGMSVEVFEARDTIGGGARTEELTLPGFRHDPCSAVHPTGIGSPAFRDLPLERYGLEWLHPELPMAHPFPDGSAAVLSRSVGETARSFGVRDAGAYRRLVDPFRGKWDTLARDMMRGVLEGFPRDPVTLARFGLAGIPPLSVLNRRFRDEKARAVLAGCAAHVIHPLTGIATGAIALTFALAAHAHGWPVARGGSQAVPDALAGYLRDQGGEIHTEYEVKRLDDLPPARAYIFDTSPTALARIAGLGNAFAHYRYGPAAFKIDYALSGPVPWTSQEARRAGTVHVGPTADDIGRALRDVHQGRAPERPFLITSQPTLTDPSRAPEGKHTFWAYGHVPNGWTGDLTDAVEAQLERFAPGFRDLVLARATAGPPELAARNANYVGGDIGVGAFSGLQTLLRPKPRRIPYATSHPAVFLCSSATPPGGGVHGMCGHNAARAAWRRIRQTRR, translated from the coding sequence ATGCTCGATGCCGTGGTGATCGGGGCCGGACCGAACGGCCTGACCGCGGCGGTCGAACTGGCCCGCCGTGGCATGTCCGTCGAGGTCTTCGAGGCCCGCGACACCATCGGAGGCGGCGCCCGTACGGAGGAGCTGACCCTGCCGGGCTTCCGGCACGACCCCTGCTCGGCCGTCCACCCCACCGGCATCGGCTCGCCCGCCTTCCGTGACCTCCCCCTGGAGCGGTACGGCCTGGAGTGGCTGCACCCCGAACTCCCCATGGCGCACCCGTTCCCGGACGGCAGCGCCGCCGTGCTGTCCCGTTCCGTCGGCGAGACCGCGAGGTCCTTCGGCGTCCGCGACGCCGGCGCGTACCGCCGCCTGGTCGACCCCTTCCGCGGCAAGTGGGACACGCTCGCGCGGGACATGATGCGCGGCGTCCTCGAAGGGTTCCCCCGCGACCCGGTGACGCTCGCCCGCTTCGGCCTGGCCGGCATCCCCCCGCTGTCCGTGCTGAACCGCCGCTTCCGGGACGAGAAGGCACGCGCCGTCCTCGCCGGCTGCGCGGCCCACGTCATCCATCCCCTCACCGGCATCGCCACCGGTGCCATCGCCCTGACCTTCGCGCTGGCCGCGCACGCCCACGGCTGGCCCGTCGCGCGCGGCGGTTCGCAGGCCGTCCCCGACGCGCTGGCCGGGTACCTCCGGGACCAGGGCGGCGAGATCCACACGGAGTACGAGGTCAAGCGGCTGGACGACCTGCCGCCCGCCCGCGCGTACATCTTCGACACCTCACCGACGGCGCTGGCGCGCATCGCGGGCCTCGGCAACGCCTTCGCCCACTACCGCTACGGCCCCGCCGCCTTCAAGATCGACTATGCGCTGTCCGGGCCCGTCCCGTGGACCTCGCAGGAGGCCCGCCGGGCCGGTACGGTCCACGTCGGCCCCACCGCGGACGACATCGGCCGCGCCCTGCGCGACGTCCATCAGGGCCGCGCCCCCGAACGCCCCTTCCTGATCACCTCGCAGCCGACCCTGACCGACCCGAGCCGCGCCCCCGAGGGCAAGCACACCTTCTGGGCGTACGGTCACGTCCCCAACGGCTGGACGGGCGACCTCACCGACGCCGTCGAGGCCCAGCTGGAACGCTTCGCCCCCGGCTTCCGCGACCTCGTCCTGGCCCGCGCCACCGCCGGCCCGCCCGAACTGGCCGCGCGCAACGCCAACTACGTCGGCGGCGACATCGGCGTAGGCGCCTTCTCCGGCCTGCAGACCCTCCTCCGCCCCAAGCCCCGGCGCATCCCCTACGCCACCTCCCACCCCGCCGTCTTCCTCTGCTCCTCCGCCACCCCGCCAGGCGGCGGCGTCCACGGCATGTGCGGCCACAACGCCGCCAGGGCGGCCTGGCGGCGCATCCGGCAGACCAGGCGCTGA
- a CDS encoding O-acetyl-ADP-ribose deacetylase: MGKTAEKYGEDGRLTLVPGDITEQDVDVVVNAANSSLLGGGGVDGAIHRKGGPRILEECRALRASRYGRGLPTGQAVATTAGELPARWVVHTVGPVYSREEDRSALLASCYRESLGVAAGLGARTVAFPAISTGVYGWPLEDGARIAVRTVREALAGGTGPFDEVRFVVFDDRARAAFAAALEG; this comes from the coding sequence ATGGGCAAAACCGCGGAGAAGTACGGCGAGGACGGGCGGCTGACGCTCGTGCCGGGGGACATCACCGAGCAGGACGTGGATGTCGTCGTGAACGCGGCGAACTCCTCGCTGCTGGGCGGCGGGGGCGTGGACGGGGCGATCCACCGGAAGGGCGGGCCGCGCATCCTGGAGGAGTGCCGGGCGTTGCGGGCCTCGCGGTACGGGCGGGGGCTGCCGACCGGGCAGGCCGTGGCCACGACGGCGGGGGAGCTGCCGGCGCGGTGGGTGGTGCACACGGTGGGGCCCGTGTACTCGCGGGAGGAGGACCGGTCCGCGCTGCTCGCCTCCTGCTACCGGGAATCGCTGGGAGTCGCGGCCGGGCTGGGCGCCCGGACGGTGGCCTTCCCCGCGATCTCGACGGGGGTGTACGGCTGGCCGCTGGAGGACGGGGCGCGGATCGCCGTGCGGACGGTGCGCGAGGCGCTCGCCGGCGGCACCGGACCGTTCGACGAGGTGCGCTTCGTCGTGTTCGACGACCGGGCGCGTGCGGCCTTCGCGGCGGCGCTGGAGGGGTAG
- a CDS encoding AlkA N-terminal domain-containing protein encodes MHTDTERCVRAVQSKDARFDGWFFTAVTTTKIYCRPSCPVVPPKPAHMRFYPSAAAAQQAGFRACKRCRPDAAPGSPQWDERADLVARAMRLIADGVVDRDGVPGLAARLGYSPRQVERQLLAELGAGPLALARAQRAQTARLLIETTALPMAEIAFAAGFGSIRAFNDTVREVFALSPGDLRQRARPTRPVAPAARPGAPGPPARTTLTLRLPFRKPLCPDNLFGHLAATAVPGVEEWRDGAYRRTLRLPYGHGIVALTPRPEHVECRLSLTDLRDLAGAIARCRRLLDLDADPEAVDGLLAEDPVLAPLVAKAPGRRVPRTVDADEFAVRAVIGQQVSTAAARTHAGRLAAAYGERIDDPEGGLTHLFPSAAALAGLDPETLAMPRSRRATLTGLVAALAAGELQLGPGGDREQARAALAALPGFGPWTVECIAMRALGDPDAFTATDLGVRRAAQGLGLPGTPAALHARAAAWRPWRAYAVQYLWATDDHPINHLPTDGGTY; translated from the coding sequence ATGCACACCGACACCGAGCGGTGCGTACGCGCCGTGCAGTCCAAGGACGCCCGTTTCGACGGGTGGTTCTTCACCGCCGTCACCACGACGAAGATCTACTGCCGGCCCAGCTGCCCGGTGGTCCCTCCCAAACCCGCCCACATGCGGTTCTACCCCAGCGCCGCCGCCGCGCAGCAGGCCGGGTTCCGGGCGTGCAAGCGGTGCCGGCCGGACGCCGCGCCCGGCTCCCCGCAGTGGGACGAGCGCGCCGACCTGGTCGCGCGGGCCATGCGGCTGATCGCCGACGGGGTGGTGGACCGGGACGGGGTACCGGGGCTGGCCGCGCGCCTCGGGTACAGCCCGCGGCAGGTCGAACGGCAGCTGCTGGCCGAGCTGGGCGCCGGACCGCTCGCCCTCGCGCGGGCCCAGCGCGCCCAGACCGCGCGGCTGCTCATCGAGACCACCGCGCTGCCGATGGCGGAGATCGCCTTCGCCGCGGGTTTCGGCAGTATCCGCGCGTTCAACGACACCGTGCGGGAGGTCTTCGCGCTGTCGCCGGGCGACCTGCGGCAGCGGGCGCGGCCCACGCGCCCCGTGGCCCCGGCGGCGCGACCCGGAGCACCGGGCCCGCCGGCCCGCACCACGCTCACCCTCCGTCTCCCCTTCCGCAAGCCGCTGTGCCCGGACAACCTCTTCGGGCACCTCGCCGCCACCGCGGTCCCCGGCGTCGAGGAGTGGCGGGACGGCGCGTACCGCCGCACCCTGCGCCTCCCGTACGGGCACGGCATCGTGGCGCTCACGCCGCGCCCGGAGCACGTGGAGTGCCGGCTGTCCCTGACCGACCTGCGGGACCTCGCGGGTGCCATCGCGCGCTGCCGGCGGCTGCTCGACCTGGACGCCGACCCCGAGGCGGTGGACGGGCTGCTGGCCGAGGACCCGGTACTGGCGCCGCTCGTCGCCAAGGCGCCCGGGCGGCGGGTGCCGCGCACGGTGGACGCGGACGAGTTCGCCGTACGGGCGGTGATCGGACAGCAGGTCTCCACCGCGGCGGCCCGTACCCACGCGGGGCGGCTGGCCGCCGCCTACGGGGAGCGGATCGACGACCCCGAGGGCGGCCTCACCCACCTCTTCCCGAGCGCGGCGGCGCTGGCCGGACTCGACCCGGAGACCCTGGCCATGCCCCGTTCCCGGCGTGCCACGCTCACCGGACTGGTGGCCGCGCTGGCCGCCGGAGAGCTGCAACTCGGGCCCGGCGGCGACCGCGAGCAGGCCCGCGCCGCCCTCGCCGCGTTGCCCGGGTTCGGCCCCTGGACGGTCGAGTGCATCGCGATGCGGGCGCTCGGCGACCCCGACGCCTTCACCGCCACCGACCTCGGCGTGCGCCGCGCGGCGCAGGGACTGGGGCTGCCCGGCACACCGGCAGCGCTGCACGCACGCGCCGCCGCCTGGCGCCCCTGGCGGGCCTACGCGGTCCAGTACCTCTGGGCCACCGACGACCATCCGATCAACCATCTCCCCACCGACGGTGGGACGTACTGA
- a CDS encoding methylated-DNA--[protein]-cysteine S-methyltransferase, producing MSVHALSAGTVPVRTHTVMTGTPVGPLTLVAQDGALTGLYMTDQRHRPPQESFGHPEEPGAEPFATAIKQLQAYFAGELTAFDLPLHLDGTPFQRRVWAALCEIPYGATVSYGELAGRLGKPSAARAVGLANGKNPVGIIVPCHRVVGASGSLTGYGGGLQRKRHLLDFERATAV from the coding sequence ATGTCTGTCCACGCCCTGTCCGCCGGCACCGTCCCCGTGCGTACGCACACCGTCATGACCGGTACGCCGGTCGGGCCGCTCACCCTGGTCGCCCAGGACGGCGCGCTCACCGGCCTCTACATGACCGACCAGCGGCACCGGCCGCCGCAGGAGAGCTTCGGGCATCCCGAGGAGCCCGGTGCCGAGCCCTTCGCCACCGCGATCAAGCAGCTCCAGGCCTACTTCGCGGGCGAGCTGACCGCCTTCGACCTGCCGCTCCACCTCGACGGCACGCCCTTCCAGCGGCGCGTGTGGGCGGCGCTGTGCGAGATCCCGTACGGCGCGACGGTCTCGTACGGGGAGCTCGCCGGCCGGCTCGGCAAGCCGTCGGCGGCCCGTGCCGTGGGGCTGGCCAACGGCAAGAACCCGGTCGGGATCATCGTGCCCTGCCACCGCGTCGTCGGCGCGAGCGGCAGCCTGACCGGCTACGGCGGCGGCCTGCAACGCAAGCGCCACCTGCTGGACTTCGAGCGGGCGACGGCCGTGTGA
- a CDS encoding NUDIX domain-containing protein, with amino-acid sequence MTLDYAAYIASLPRVLAGAGTVFRDGAGRVLLVEPNYKDHWILPGGTVESDQGESPRQAARRETAEEIGLDIEPGPLLAVDWVRGEQRPPLVSYLFDGGVLDEDQLAAIRLQEEELLSWRLVEQAELADYVDARMALRLGAALRALADGRGPAELEDGVPPQRPA; translated from the coding sequence GTGACCTTGGATTACGCCGCATACATCGCAAGCCTGCCGCGGGTTCTCGCGGGCGCGGGCACCGTCTTCCGTGACGGCGCCGGGCGCGTCCTGCTCGTCGAGCCCAACTACAAGGACCACTGGATCCTGCCCGGCGGGACGGTGGAGTCCGACCAGGGCGAGTCACCGCGCCAGGCGGCCCGCCGGGAGACCGCCGAGGAGATCGGCCTGGACATCGAGCCGGGCCCGCTGCTGGCAGTTGACTGGGTACGCGGAGAGCAGCGCCCGCCGCTGGTGTCGTACCTCTTCGACGGCGGGGTGCTGGACGAGGACCAGCTCGCCGCGATCCGCCTCCAGGAGGAGGAGCTGCTGTCCTGGCGCCTGGTCGAACAGGCGGAGCTGGCCGACTACGTGGACGCGCGGATGGCGCTGCGGCTCGGCGCGGCGCTGCGGGCCCTGGCCGACGGCCGCGGACCGGCCGAACTGGAGGACGGCGTACCGCCGCAGCGCCCGGCGTAG
- a CDS encoding glycerate kinase: protein MLIAADKFKGSLTAVQVAEHVTAGLRRAVPELSVAAVPVADGGDGTVAAALAAGFARHEARVTGPTGTPVTATFALSADGTAVVEMAEASGLQHLPEGVFAPLTATTYGTGELLLAALDAGARNIVFGVGGSATNDGGAGMLAALGARFLDRAGEPVAPGGGPLAGLATADLSGLDPRLAATEIVLASDVDNPLTGPKGAPAVYGPQKGASEADVATLDAALAHYAKVLEAAVGPKAAEYAVAPGAGAAGGIGYGALVGLGAQFRPGIDVMLDVLGFGPALERATFVITGEGSLDEQTLHGKAPAGVAAAARARGLTVVAVCGRLLLPPSALLQAGIERAYPLTALEPDPARCMALAGPLLEQAAESLARDFLA, encoded by the coding sequence GTGCTGATCGCCGCGGACAAGTTCAAGGGCTCGCTGACGGCCGTCCAGGTCGCCGAGCACGTCACGGCCGGCCTGCGGCGTGCCGTACCGGAGCTGTCCGTGGCGGCCGTCCCGGTCGCCGACGGCGGCGACGGCACGGTCGCGGCGGCGCTGGCCGCCGGCTTCGCCCGGCACGAGGCGCGGGTCACCGGGCCCACCGGTACGCCCGTCACGGCCACGTTCGCGCTGAGCGCCGACGGTACGGCCGTGGTGGAGATGGCCGAGGCGTCCGGCCTCCAGCACCTCCCGGAGGGTGTCTTCGCACCGCTCACGGCCACCACGTACGGCACGGGAGAGCTGCTGCTCGCCGCGCTGGACGCGGGTGCCCGGAACATCGTGTTCGGCGTGGGCGGCAGCGCCACGAACGACGGTGGCGCCGGCATGCTCGCCGCGCTCGGCGCGCGCTTCCTGGACCGTGCGGGCGAGCCCGTCGCGCCGGGCGGCGGACCGCTCGCCGGCCTCGCGACCGCGGACCTCAGCGGCCTGGACCCGCGACTGGCCGCCACGGAGATCGTGCTGGCCAGCGACGTGGACAACCCGCTGACCGGACCGAAGGGCGCACCCGCTGTCTACGGGCCGCAGAAGGGCGCGAGCGAGGCGGACGTCGCCACGCTGGACGCGGCGCTGGCCCACTACGCGAAGGTACTGGAAGCGGCGGTGGGCCCGAAGGCCGCCGAGTACGCGGTGGCGCCCGGCGCGGGGGCCGCGGGCGGCATCGGCTACGGCGCGCTCGTCGGGCTGGGCGCCCAGTTCCGGCCCGGCATCGACGTCATGCTCGACGTGCTCGGCTTCGGCCCGGCCCTGGAGCGGGCCACGTTCGTCATCACCGGCGAGGGCTCGCTGGACGAGCAGACGCTGCACGGTAAGGCGCCGGCGGGGGTCGCTGCCGCGGCGCGGGCCCGTGGGCTGACCGTCGTCGCGGTCTGCGGACGGCTGCTCCTGCCGCCGTCGGCGCTCCTCCAGGCCGGGATCGAACGCGCGTACCCGCTGACGGCGCTGGAGCCGGACCCTGCGCGCTGCATGGCCCTCGCGGGCCCGCTCCTTGAGCAGGCGGCGGAGTCCCTCGCCCGGGACTTCCTGGCCTAG
- the pssA gene encoding CDP-diacylglycerol--serine O-phosphatidyltransferase, with amino-acid sequence MTVIDPDTQAGWVAEEEEDDDMPLSTRLSIADTLTLGNAICGFMAVYFTTTGVLIPHLTGMDDGGMARHSAAMAVILMLLASVFDLFDGLVARKLRASAMGAELDNLSDLISFGLAPAYFVVTWGMVAQDANQRVSVVAAVVVLLAVILRLARFSCVPVPNGMFQGMPGPFGALTVVAIVLLELPFLPTLLAIIGVAWLMVSRVEYPKPRGRLAVAVLSWIVLSMGLLAAWALDAPGGQLLLQTGCALQIVTGAMIPLFATARRVNTFRDNRREARAAQLP; translated from the coding sequence TTGACCGTGATTGATCCCGATACCCAGGCGGGCTGGGTGGCCGAGGAAGAGGAGGACGACGACATGCCGCTGTCCACGCGGCTGTCGATAGCGGACACGCTCACCCTCGGCAACGCGATCTGCGGCTTCATGGCCGTCTACTTCACGACCACCGGCGTCCTCATCCCGCACCTCACGGGCATGGACGACGGCGGCATGGCGCGGCACAGCGCCGCCATGGCCGTGATCCTGATGCTGCTGGCCTCGGTCTTCGACCTGTTCGACGGCCTGGTCGCACGCAAGCTGCGGGCCTCGGCGATGGGGGCCGAGCTCGACAACCTCTCCGACCTGATCAGCTTCGGCCTGGCACCCGCGTACTTCGTCGTGACCTGGGGCATGGTCGCCCAGGACGCGAACCAGCGGGTGTCGGTGGTCGCGGCGGTGGTGGTGCTGCTGGCGGTGATCCTCCGCCTGGCGCGCTTCTCGTGCGTACCGGTACCGAACGGCATGTTCCAGGGCATGCCGGGCCCCTTCGGGGCGCTCACCGTCGTCGCGATCGTGCTGCTGGAGCTGCCCTTCCTGCCCACGCTGCTCGCCATCATCGGCGTCGCGTGGCTGATGGTCAGCCGGGTGGAGTACCCGAAGCCGCGCGGGCGGCTCGCGGTGGCGGTGCTCTCCTGGATCGTGCTGAGCATGGGATTGCTCGCGGCGTGGGCGCTCGACGCGCCGGGCGGCCAGCTGCTGCTGCAGACGGGCTGCGCGCTCCAGATCGTGACGGGCGCGATGATCCCGCTCTTCGCGACGGCCCGCCGGGTGAACACGTTCCGGGACAACCGCCGCGAGGCGAGGGCAGCGCAGCTGCCGTAA
- a CDS encoding phosphatidylserine decarboxylase yields the protein MPHSQSSAHRGRVRLARGASPWLLPTVATAAVSLARSRRSGRWAAVAVPTTALAAGMLWFFRDPERDIAQGRVISPADGVVQSIMPWKDGRTRVAIFMSPLNVHVNRAPLAGTVTSVEHIPGGFVPAFNKESENNERVVWHFDTELGDVEMVQIAGAVARRIVPYVPQGTKVEQGERIGLIRFGSRVDVYLPEGVEAAVEVGQATTAGVTRLDRD from the coding sequence ATGCCCCACAGCCAATCCTCTGCTCACCGCGGTCGCGTCCGCCTCGCGCGCGGAGCGTCGCCGTGGCTCCTGCCGACCGTCGCGACGGCAGCGGTCAGCCTGGCCCGCTCCCGGCGCTCGGGACGCTGGGCCGCCGTCGCCGTGCCCACCACCGCCCTGGCGGCGGGCATGCTGTGGTTCTTCCGCGACCCCGAGCGCGACATCGCGCAGGGCCGCGTCATCTCGCCGGCCGACGGCGTGGTGCAGAGCATCATGCCGTGGAAGGACGGACGCACCCGCGTCGCGATCTTCATGAGCCCGCTGAACGTCCACGTGAACCGCGCCCCGCTGGCCGGCACGGTCACGTCCGTCGAGCACATCCCCGGCGGCTTCGTTCCCGCGTTCAACAAGGAGAGCGAGAACAACGAGCGGGTCGTCTGGCACTTCGACACCGAGCTCGGTGACGTGGAGATGGTGCAGATCGCCGGTGCGGTGGCCCGCCGCATCGTTCCTTACGTCCCGCAGGGCACCAAGGTCGAGCAGGGCGAGCGCATCGGTCTGATCCGCTTCGGCTCGCGCGTGGACGTGTACCTGCCCGAGGGCGTCGAGGCCGCGGTCGAGGTCGGCCAGGCCACCACAGCGGGGGTGACTCGTCTTGACCGTGATTGA